One segment of Mycolicibacterium sp. YH-1 DNA contains the following:
- a CDS encoding DUF302 domain-containing protein: MSYALSTTLHTTFEDAVARTRKALADQGFGVLTEIDMKATLKAKLDQDMEDYLILGACNPPLAHRAITADRQIGLLLPCNVAVRADTTAGGDTVIVDAMDPQVMVQLSDQPGVREVADEAAARLRAALDSLESTDSQ, from the coding sequence ATGAGTTACGCATTGTCCACAACACTGCACACCACATTCGAGGATGCGGTGGCCAGAACCCGTAAGGCACTGGCAGATCAGGGTTTCGGTGTCCTGACCGAGATCGACATGAAGGCCACACTGAAAGCCAAGCTGGACCAGGACATGGAGGACTACCTGATCCTCGGGGCCTGTAATCCGCCGCTGGCGCACCGCGCGATCACCGCCGACCGCCAGATCGGATTGCTGCTGCCGTGCAACGTGGCCGTGCGCGCCGACACCACGGCAGGTGGCGATACGGTGATCGTCGACGCGATGGATCCGCAGGTGATGGTTCAGCTCTCCGATCAGCCTGGGGTTCGCGAGGTCGCCGACGAGGCCGCGGCGAGACTGCGGGCCGCACTCGACTCCCTCGAGTCCACCGATAGCCAATAG
- a CDS encoding sulfite exporter TauE/SafE family protein — protein MTITLALVFGGVIGVLLGLLGGGGSILAVPALVYAVGLDMEQAIPVSLIVIGLASAVGALPKIRAHQVEWRLAGIFAAAGIPATFAGAAIGSHLPQSALLLGFAAMMVIAGIRMLSGSERTGTACKSSEGINWRRCIPRSIPAGLAVGLLTGLFGVGGGFLIIPALVLMLGVTMPIAVGTSLLIIVANSAAGVISHLPGLDINWTVAAAFAVTATTASLIAGHVGTRMNTDRLQRWFAYLVFTIAAFVIIDTVFLR, from the coding sequence ATGACCATCACCCTCGCCTTGGTTTTCGGTGGAGTCATCGGAGTGCTGCTGGGCCTTCTCGGCGGTGGCGGTTCAATCCTGGCAGTGCCGGCACTGGTGTACGCGGTTGGACTGGACATGGAGCAGGCCATTCCGGTGTCGCTCATCGTGATTGGATTGGCATCCGCCGTTGGGGCGCTACCCAAGATCCGTGCCCATCAGGTGGAATGGCGTCTGGCCGGGATCTTCGCGGCGGCCGGAATTCCCGCTACCTTCGCCGGTGCCGCGATCGGATCACACCTTCCACAGTCAGCACTGTTGCTCGGTTTTGCCGCCATGATGGTGATCGCCGGCATCCGCATGCTCAGCGGCAGTGAACGCACCGGCACGGCCTGCAAGTCCAGCGAGGGCATCAACTGGCGACGGTGCATCCCACGCTCGATACCCGCGGGGCTCGCCGTCGGGCTCCTGACCGGACTGTTCGGCGTAGGTGGCGGCTTCCTGATCATCCCAGCCCTGGTGCTGATGCTGGGCGTGACGATGCCGATCGCGGTGGGAACCTCGCTGCTGATCATCGTGGCGAACTCGGCCGCCGGTGTCATCTCGCATCTACCTGGTCTGGACATCAACTGGACGGTCGCGGCGGCGTTCGCCGTCACCGCGACAACCGCCTCGTTAATCGCCGGCCACGTGGGCACACGCATGAACACCGATCGCCTCCAGCGCTGGTTCGCCTACCTGGTCTTCACCATCGCGGCGTTCGTCATCATCGACACCGTCTTCCTGC